TTCTTACAAAATACCAATTTTCCTAGTCTGTACTCAAATGGGGTAGTGACGGGGTTACATGGTTCATGGAATCGGCAGACAAAAACGGGCTACAAAATTGCTTACTTTCCTTGGAACACTACGATACAGACCCCAGGAGAAGAGATAGATTTAGTCAGTGGTTGGGTAGTTCCAGCAACACAAGAAACTTGGGGACGACCTGTGGATATGGTAGTCGATCCACAAGGTAATTTGTTAATTTCTGATGATTACAGCGGTACTATTTACAAGCTCTCCTACAATGTGTCGTCTACGCTACCACAAGTTAAGGTCTATAGAGATCAGAATTTTGCTGGAGTTTCCCAGTCTTTTCCGACAACTCCAGGAGTATACAAAGCTAACGAAGGTGGCTTAAATATTGTTGGTAATGACGCTATTAGCTCATTACGTGTACCACCAAATACAGTGGTACGTGTGTGCCAACATGAAACTGGTGGTCTATGCCGTGAGTTTAGTGCTGGTGATTATAGTTATGTTGGAAATGACTTGGATAACATAATATCGTTTATCGAGGTCAATCCTTCCTCCACGTCGTCACCACAAGTTGAGGTCTATAGAGATCAGAATTTTGCTGGAGTTTCCCAGTCTTTTCCGACAACTCCAGGAGTATACAAAGCTAACGAAGGTGGCTTAAATATTGTTGGTAATGACAGTATTAGCTCATTACGTGTACCACCAAATACAGTGGTACGTGTGTGCCAAAATGAAACTGGTGGACTATGCCGTGAGTTTAGTGCTGGTGATTATAGTTACATTGGAAATGACTTGGATAACATAATATCGTTTATCGAGGTCAAGTAGCACCAAATTTGCAAAGACAATTTGGGATGTTCTTCTGTTTTAGCTAACCAACTACTAACTGTTGACGCTCGTTCATCAGTATATACAAGTCTGCCTTTTGAACTAAACCATAACTCCAGAGGTAGCAAAACTTTGAATAACAGCATTTCGGCTGACTTGCAGAGTCTTTATTTGCAATTAGCTGGAAACTGCACTGTCTACGACGGGCTGTGACGCTCTCTGCGTTCGCGCAGCGTGTCGTAGACAGACGCTAAAAGCGTAGCTTGCTTACCTGTAAGGGTACGCAGACTCGCTATCGGCATCGTATGGGATTTAACAAGGATGCTAGGCGCAGTCAGAAATTTCCTAAAATGGAAATATCAGTCTAAAACTACACTTGTATGCCAGCTAGAGACCCATATCACAACAATGTCAAAAATGCTTTGATTAAAGACCCGCGATCGCTATTTGTGGATGGATCTAGGTTGGGATGGCGATCGCCGTATTCATGGCTGTCTGGTTCATATTGACCTGATTGATGGCAAAATCTGGATTCAACGGGATGGCACGGAAGAAGGCATTGCTGCCGATTTAGAACGGGCTGGAATTCCTAAAGAACACATTGTTCTGGGGTTTCGTTCACCGGAGTTAAGACCTTACACTGGCTATGCAGTTGCTTAAAAGTTAACACGGAACATTCTCTTTATTCTTCAGTGGTAAATACAACACCTTCATACAGCAATTCAATCGGACACTCAAATTCAATACTCGATAAGGTGACGATATCTCCAGCCGTGTAGGGATAGTAAAACCACATCCTACCCTCACCCCGACAGTAACGCTCAACGGAGATTTGTTCCGAGTCAATCAAGATATACTCTTGCAAACTGGGGATTCTCAGGTAATAAGTAAATTTTTCACCCCGATCCTTCGCGCTTGTACCTGGGGAAAGAACTTCGGCAATTAACTTCGGATGTTGAATAAAGTTGCGGGCATTAAGGTCTTCAGGGTCGCAACTGACAATAACATCAGGATAATAGTAGCGACTTTGGGGAGTGAGTTGCATTTTCACGTCTAACACATTCACTCGACAACCCCTGGAACGCAAATGAGGGTACAAAGGTCTGTAGAGATTTAGCGCTATGTCGTTATGGGGAATTGTACCGCCTGTCATAGCAAACACTTCGCCATTTGCATATTCGTAGCGAAGGTCTTGCTGAGGTTCCCATTCGAGATACTCCTCAACGGTCATTTTGGGCGGCTGTTGGGAAATGGCTATCATAACTTAAGATTTTTTCACGTTTGGTTTGATTGTAGCCAAATAGTATCAGCAACAAAGGGCGGTATCTGGACAACCTCTATCCTATTAAGAAGAAATATTTTAAATTTTGCCCCTTCCCGTGTTGGGAATGGGGTTTTTTGCTAAGGTTTGTAGTGAGCAATTCAGAAAAATCATTGCGATCGCTCAATCATGTTAGATTATAGTTTGTTGTTTCTCCTAAACACAAAATCCGACAGTTTACTACCCATCTCCTCATTGTGGGAATGAAAAAAAGAAGTTAAAAGTTAAGTTTTTTGAAAATGATATGCAGCAACACACCTATTTTCATTGCCTCACATCGCTGATCAGACAAGACTTAGAACCACAATTGAACATCATTGTCAAAGCAAAAATTAAATAAATATGAATTGCATTTTTACCCTGAAAAAAATGATATGTTAGATACAGAATTGAATTTCGCACGTTTCTGGAGTAGAACGATGTAGACTACTCCAGTTTTTCACCCTCAAACCCTTGTCATTTCTTGCTTTTGACGGAACTTGAGGGCAATCTGAGTACACATTTAAATAACCCAAACCTAGTTTCAATTTAGTTAAAGTTATTGCTAGGATTGGGTTTTGGCTGAGTACAAAGAAATCCTGAACCCCTATCTATAAACACTAGAACCCCAACCAAAAAATACTAGAACCCCTACCTGAAAAAAACTTTTTTAATTCTTGTAACGCTTGAAGAATTAGGGTTTTTAGTATTTGAGTACAAAAGTAATAAATCCAATAAATTCTATCCTAGAGAGACGCAACATCTGGCTGGGAGACGGCTGCTATAAATCTTATATCGCCAATCACCTAACGCTCTGAAACAAAACAAAGCGAAGGGTGAGTGGAGGGATGACATAGCACCATGCCTGAAGTGAAGAGAAGTCGCGGCTGTAAGCACAAATTCTACCCAAGAACCGAACGTTGACACACACCAGCCGAACATCAGATATCTATCGCCTGCTTTACTTGAAAACAAGTCGCCCGAACCCAAGGGTTTGCAGGCAGTGTGAAAGACGCGACTTCAATTCTGGGCATCGAAGAGTAGCAACAGCATCTCCCACAGTGGCAGCCAAGTCCACCGACCTTTTGCGAAACTCAATGACATCACCGTCTACACGACTCCTCAACTCCAACGCTACGGAATCGCCAACCCAAGCAAAATCAGGTGGTTGCGGCTGCGATAGCACCACCAGCACCACCGTGGAAAGGGACGAAAAGCTCCAAGAACGCATTGCTAAACATCCCTGCTACAGCGAAGACGCTCATCACCACTACGCCCGGATGCACGTTGCAGTTGCACCAGCTTGCAACATTCAATGCAACTATTGCAACCGCAAATATGATTGCGCTAACGAAAGCCGTCCTGGAGTAGTTAGCGAATTGCTAACACCAGAAGAAGCCGCACACAAAGCTTTGGTCATTGGTGGCAAGATTCCCCAAATGACAGTCGTGGGAATTGCTGGCCCTGGCGACCCATTGGCGAACCCAGAAAAGACTTTCCGCACATTTGAGTTGATTGCAGAGCAAGCACCAGACATCAAGCTGTGCTTATCAACCAATGGTTTAATGCTGCCAGACTACATCGATCGCATTAAACAATTAAATATAGATCACGTGACGATCACCATTAACATGGTAGATCCAGAGATCGGTGCTAAAATTTATCCTTGGGTTCACTACAGACGCAAGCGTTACAGAGGTCTTGAAGGTGCAAAAATCCTCCACGAAAGACAGATGGAAGGATTGCAAGCCCTGAAAGATGCTGACATCTTGTGCAAAGTCAACTCCGTGATGATTCCCGGAATTAATGACCATCACTTAGTCGAAGTGAATCGAGTCATCCGTGAGAAAGGTGCATTCTTGCACAACATCATGCCATTGATTTCTGCACCAGAACATGGCACACACTTCGGTTTAACCGGTCAACGCGGCCCCACACCCAAAGAACTCAAAGAAGTTCAAGACAACTGCTCCGGTAACATGAAAATGATGCGTCACTGTCGCCAGTGCCGTGCCGATGCAGTCGGATTATTGGGAGAAGACCGCAGCCAAGAGTTTTCCAAAGAGAAATTCTTGGAAATGGCTCCCGAATATGACATGGAACAACGCGCTACTGTTCACGAAGGAATTGAGAAGTTTAAAGAAGAACTTAAAGTAGCCAAAGATAAAGCGCTAGCTGGTAAGAAAATTGCCAATAGTCCGAAAGTTTTAGTTGCAGTAGCAACCAAAGGCGGCGGCTTAGTTAACCAACACTTCGGTCATGCGAAAGAATTCCAAATTTACGAAGTGGGTGGAAACGAAGTTCGCTTTATCGGTCATCGCAAAATTGACCAGTACTGCCAAGGTGGATACAGCGAAGAAGCTTCTTTTGAGCATATTATGAAAGCGATCGCAGATTGCAAAGCAGTTTTAGTCTCCAAGATTGGTAACTGTCCTCAAGAAAAATTGCAAGAAGCTGGAATCAAGACTGTTGAAGCTTACGACGTAATTGAAAAGGTTGCTTTAGAGTTCTACGAGCAATACGTTAAGGAATTAGGGAATTAGGGATTAGGGACTGGGGACTGGGAATTAAGGAAGAATTTTCCCAATCAATACCCAGTATCCAGTATCCATTACCCAGTACCCAGTACCCAATCCCCAGTAACCATTCCCCAAAAGGAGAATAAATCATGGCTTACAAAATTCTTACTAGCCAGTGTATTTCCTGCAATCTCTGTCTAACGGTATGTCCGACGAATGCAATTAAAGTGGTTGATGGACAGCACTGGATTGACCCTGAACTTTGTACAAACTGTGTTGGTAGCATTCATACCGTGCCTCAGTGTAAAGCTGGTTGTCCCACCTGCGACGGTTGCGTTAAGCAGCCTAGCGATTATTGGGAAGGCTGGTTTGCTAATTACAACCGCGTAATCGCTAAATTAACAAATAAACAAGATTACTGGGAACGTTGGTTTCAAACCTATTCTCAGAAATACTCTGAGCAATTGCAAAAGCGTCAATCCCAATCAGTGGGTTCTGAAGCTTAATTAAATAATTCCTAATTCTTAATTGAAGACAACAATGCAAAATAACTGCATCTATCTCGATAATAATGCCACCACTAAGGTAGACCCAGAAGTTATAGAGGTAATGCTACCTTACCTGACGGATTATTACGGCAATCCCTCCAGTATGCATACCTTTGGTGGGCAAGTCGGTAAAGCAGTGAGAACCGCAAGAGAACAACTTGCAGCCATCCTGGGAGCCGATGAGTCAGAAATTGTCTACACAAGTTGTGGTACTGAGGGAGATAACGCGGCGATTCGAGCCGCACTGTTAGCGCAACCAGAAAAGCGCCATATCGTCACTACCCAAGTTGAACATCCAGCAGTACTCAATGTCTGCAAACAATTAGAAACTCAAGGTTATAGTGTTACCTATCTATCAGTAAATCATCAAGGGCAGCTGGATCTAGATGAACTAGAAGCTTCCTTGACGGGTAACACCGCCTTGGTGACAATTATGTATGCTAATAACGAAACCGGCACGGTTTTCCCGATTGAGCAAATTGGGTTGCGCGTCAAAGAATCTGGCGCTATCTTCCATGTAGATGCAGTGCAAGCTGTGGGAAAAATCCCGTTGAATATGAAGACTAGCACCGTCGATATGTTAACCCTGTCTGGTCACAAGCTGCACGGGCCGAAAGGAATTGGTGCTTTATATATTCGGCGCGGAGTTCGGTTCCGTCCCTTCATGATTGGGGGACACCAAGAACGCGGACGGAGAGCGGGAACTGAGAATGTTCCAGGAATTATTGCCTTGGGCAAAGCTGCGGAACTAGAACTGTTACACTTAGAAGAAGCGACGGCAAGAGAAAGAAAGCTGCGCGATCGCCTCGAACAAACTTTACTCGCTAAAATTCCCGATTGTGTAGTTAATGGCGACGTTACGCAGAGATTGCCAAACACAACCAATATCGGCTTCAAGTACATCGAAGGTGAAGCAATCCTACTGTTATTGAACAAATACGGTATCTGTGCATCATCCGGTTCTGCTTGTACCTCCGGTTCTCTGGAACCCTCCCATGTCCTGCGGGCAATGGGCTTACCCTACACAACTTTGCACGGTTCAATTCGCTTCAGTCTTTGTCGCTACACCACAGAAGCCGAAATCGATCAAGTAATAGAGGTAATGCCCAGTATTGTAGAACGTTTACGCGCCCTCTCTCCCTTCAAAAATGATGATGCAGGTTGGTTGCAAGGACAAGAACAAGCACTAGCGCATCGTTAGGGACTGGGAAAAAATGGGAAAAGGTTAAAGGGTAAAGGGTAAAGGAATGATTTTTCCCCTTCCCCCTTCCCCAATCCCCCCACTCCCCACTCATTACTCAGTACTCAGCACTCAGCACTTAATAATATGTGGGACTACACCGATAAAGTATTAGAACTGTTTTACGATCCCAAAAATCAGGGAGAAATTGAAGAAACGGGCGAAGCTGGAGTTAAGGTTGCAACGGGTGAAATCGGCAGCATTGCTTGCGGCGATGCTCTGAGATTACACCTGAAAGTGGAAGTAGAATCTGATAAGATTCTAGATGCTCGCTTTCAAACCTTTGGCTGTACTAGTGCGATCGCATCTTCTAGTGCATTAACCGAAATGGTTAAAGGTTTAACCTTAGATGAAGCCCTGAAAGTGTCCAATAAAGACATTGCAGATTACCTGGGTGGTTTACCAGAAGCAAAGATGCACTGCTCTGTGATGGGACAAGAAGCGCTAGAAGCCGCTATCTATAATTATCGTGGCATACCTCTAGCTACCCACGATGATGACGATGAAGGTGCATTAGTTTGCAGTTGCTTTGGCATCAGCGAATCTAAAATTCGTCGCGTGATTCTAGAAAATCATCTCACGGATGCCGAGCAAGTAACAAATTATGTGAAAGCTGGTGGCGGATGCGGTTCCTGTCTGGCGAACATTGATGATATTATTAGATCAGTTCAACAGGAATACGCCTCACCTGCTCTCAACAATTACGGCGTAAAAGTTGCCACAGAAATTGTTAATTCAAAGCAACGAGCGCTAACAAACGTGCAAAAGATTGCTCTAATTCAAAAAGTTCTTGATGAAGAAGTCAGACCCGTACTGATTGCAGACGGGGGAGATGTAGAACTCTATGATGTAGAAGGCGATCGCGTTAAAGTTGTACTGCAAGGTGCTTGTGGTTCCTGTTCTAGTAGTACAGCAACTCTCAAAATTGCGATCGAAGCCAGATTACAAGATCGTGTCAGCAAGAGCCTTGTAGTCGAAGCAGTTTAGGAATTGCTGTAGGACTTATCGTACTCTACAAATACGCCCTAATATGCATTCAGCCAGGAACAGAAAGTAGGATTTGAACCGAATCATTGTCTCCACTCGATGCTTCATACCAATTCTTTCTTAATTACGAACTTGTACTGAGCGTAGTCGAAGTATTACGAATTGGTATCAGTCCTACCACTATTACTGCTAACAGCATATAGGCCAAGAGATTAAGCGCCTACTTGCAAATTTCATCATCCAACTCGCTTCAAAGGAGACAAGTATGAGCACATTGTACGACAATATTGGTGGACAACCGGCTATTGAACAAGTAGTAGATGAACTCCACAAACGCATTGCTACAGACAGCCTCCTCGCTCCCGTTTTTGCTGGTACAGACATGGCGAAGCAACGCAATCATCTAGTTGCTTTCTTAGCTCAAATATTTGAGGGGCCAAAGCAATACGGCGGTCGTCCAATGGACAAAACCCACGCAGGATTGAATTTACAGCAACCACACTTCGATGCGATCGCCAAGCATCTCGGTGAAGCAATGGCTGTGCGTGGAGTGTCAGCAGAAAACACCAAAGCTGCACTAGATCGCGTCACAAACATGAAGGGCGCTATTTTGAACAAGTAATAGGACTTATGCATTGATTGTTGACAAATAACAACATCAAGTCCTATCGAATCTTGCAAGCTGAAACACATTATGACGTATTTGTAAATTGCGTAATTTTCTTTGTTCTTTGTCAAAACAAATGACAAAGGACAAAGGACAAACAACCAAAAGAAAAAAATTTTAACGAGGAAGATCGATGAACTTACTGTCAATAATTTTGGCTGTGGAGCGATCGCCCCCAGCAGGCATTTATGCCAACGCTACCAACGATGCTCTACACGCGCTCACTACTGTCGCTCAACTGGCGTGAACGCAACTGACAAACGCACAGACCCACCAACCAACCAATTGCAGGGAAACACGAACAATGACAGAAGAAAACATTAGACAGATAGCTTTCTACGGTAAAGGCGGTATCGGTAAATCTACCACCTCCCAAAACACCTTGGCAGCTATGGCAGAAATGGGTCAACGCATCCTCATCGTCGGTTGCGACCCTAAAGCTGACTCCACCCGTTTGATGCTGCACAGCAAAGCTCAAACAACCGTTCTTCACTTGGCTGCTGAACGTGGTGCAGTAGAAGATATCGAACTCGAAGAAGTAATGTTAACTGGTTTCCGTAACGTTCGTTGCGTAGAATCTGGTGGTCCAGAACCCGGTGTAGGTTGCGCCGGTCGTGGTATTATCACCGCCATCAACTTCTTAGAAGAAAATGGTGCTTACCAAGACCTAGACTTCGTATCTTACGACGTATTAGGTGACGTTGTATGCGGTGGTTTCGCAATGCCTATCCGCGAAGGTAAGGCACAAGAAATCTACATCGTGACATCTGGTGAAATGATGGCGATGTACGCTGCTAACAACATCGCTCGTGGTGTTCTTAAGTATGCTCACACCGGTGGCGTGCGTTTGGGTGGTTTGATTTGTAACAGCCGTAACACAGACCGAGAAATCGAATTGATCGAAACCTTGGCAAAACGGTTGAACACCCAAATGATTCACTACGTACCACGTGACAACATTGTTCAACACGCTGAATTACGCCGCATGACCGTTAACGAATACGCACCAGAAAGCAACCAAGCTAACGAATATCGGACATTGGCTACCAAGATCATCAACAACAAAAACTTGGCTATTCCTACACCCATCGAAATGGAAGAACTAGAAGAATTGTTGATCGAATTCGGTATTCTCGAAAGCGAAGAAAATACTGCTAAGTTAGTTGCTCAGACTGCTGCTGAATAAAGCTCCTGTAGTCAAGTAGTAGCTGCTAAGAAATAATGCTTTAGCACAAGGAAAAAGGAAGAGTTCCATATCTTACCTTTTCCTCTCTCTTCCATCTCCCCCCTAATCTTAGAGGGGACTCCTAGTCCCCCTATGCCCCGATCCTTACGAGTCACAGAGGCTAAGTATGACACCTCCAGAAAATCAAAACATCATCGAAGAAAGAAAAGAACTAATTAAAGAAGTTCTCAGTGCTTATCCTGAAAAAGCTGCTAAAAAGCGCGAAAAGCACTTAAGTGTATACGAAGAAGGTAAGTCCGATTGCGGCGTTAAGTCTAACATCAAATCCCTTCCAGGTGTAATGACCGCTCGTGGTTGTGCTTACGCCGGTTCTAAAGGTGTGGTTTGGGGTCCTATTAAGGACATGATCCACATCAGCCACGGGCCTGTAGGTTGCGGTTACTGGTCTTGGTCTGGTCGTCGTAACTACTACATCGGCACCACAGGTATTGATACCTTTGGTACCATGCATTTCACCTCTGACTTCCAAGAAAGAGATATCGTGTTCGGTGGTGACAAGAAACTTGTCAAGCTCATCCAAGAACTAGATGTACTTTTCCCTCTTAACCGTGGTGTTTCCATTCAATCTGAATGCCCCATCGGTCTAATTGGGGATGACATTGAAGCAGTTGCTCGGAAGACATCGAAAGAAATCGGCAAGCCAGTTGTACCTGTGCGTTGCGAAGGCTTCCGGGGTGTTTCCCAATCATTGGGACACCACATTGCTAACGACATGGTTCGTGACTGGGTATTCACCAGATCCGACCAAGCGAAAAAAGACGGTACACTCAAGTTTGAAGGTACTCCTTATGATGTAGCCATCATTGGTGACTACAACATCGGTGGAGATGCTTGGGCTAGCCGCATCCTGTTAGAAGAAATCGGCTTGCGCGTAGTCGCTCAGTGGTCAGGTGATGGCACAATCAACGAAATGTTGATGACCCCCAATGTGAAGATGAACCTCATCCACTGTTACCGGTCGATGAACTACATCAGCCGTCACATGGAAGAAGCTTATGGTATACCCTGGTTGGAATACAACTTCTTCGGCCCCACCAAGATTGCTGAATCTTTACGGGAAATCGCTTCCAAGTTTGACGAAACAATCCAAGCAAACGCTGAGAAGGTTATCGCCAAGTATCAGCCCACAATGGATGCGGTAGTTGCTAAGTATCGCCCCCGTTTGGAAGGTAAGACCGTTGCCATCATGGTTGGTGGTCTACGTCCTCGCCACGTTGTCCCAGCTTTCCAAGACTTGGGAATGAAGATGATTGGTACAGGTTATGAGTTCGCTCATAATGACGATTACAAACGTACCACTCACTACATCGAAAACGGCACCATCGTTTATGACGACGTTACCGCTTACGAATTCGAGGAATTTATCAAAGCGCTGAAGCCTGACCTAGTAGCTTCTGGTGTGAAAGAGAAGTATGTCTTCCAAAAGATGGGTCTTCCTTTCCGTCAAATGCACTCTTGGGATTACTCCGAACCTAGCGATCGCTCCTCAACATCATATAATGCAAGGTTTTTTAGCGGCGGGAGAAAAAAGAGCTTATTTCTAGCCTAAATGTAAGTTGCAGGGTTATTTAGGAACAATCTGTTTTGATGCTTTAGACAGTATAACTCTTATGTAATCTGGTTTTTAGATTTTTACTGCATTTTGCTCTAAGAAAAACTGTTAAATAAAAGACTATTTATAATGACGATTATTTAGATTAAATGGTGCGATCGGCTTCATTTAACAAATATTACTCAAACGTCATCAACTTGTCTTTATCTGCAACCCAAATACTAGATATACCTTTATCAATTGCTTCATTGATAGACTCTTGATCAAGCTTTTCAAAAATTTCTATTCTCTCTGGAACATCATTCCTTTGTGCTTTCTCATTTTTGATAGTTCCTAGAGGCATATGAATTTCAGTGAGAAATTGTACTAGAAGACCCAACAGAAAATTTACTTGAAGCTCGTGCATATCGTGATCAAACCCACCATTTTCATTTTTATGACCATCTATATCAAGAAAAAGAAACCTTCTTTGGTTAGGATACTTATCCTGAGTAGTTTTGACGAGTCTGTGGATATGATAAACACTGTCCTCAAAATCTTCCTCTTCAAACACTGCATGATAGAGATAAATTCCCCCTGAGCGGAGTATACCTTCCCAATTTTCACCACATTGAATTTCACAAAACTTTTCCAGATCGACTGATTCTGTGAGATTTTTGCACCTTTTTTCTATCACCTTCCACCAATCATCTCTCATCTGACGAATTGTCTTTCTCTTTTCTGGATTACCTCCGTAAAGATCATGACAATATGAACACAAAGGCGCAGCATTTTCTAGTTTGTCTGATCCACCTTCCGCTTGAGGGATTATGTGATGTATCTCCACAAAAGGCTTATGACACAAACAACACCTAAATGCTGATTTCTGTTTTGCAAGCAGTTTTATTTTCTCGCTAAATGCCATAACAACAGAGGCTTTAAAAATTACTTTGCTTCTTAGAAGGTCTAATAAATAATTAGACTGAAATTTTCCGTCTAATTACCCGATTTGGATAATTATCTGGAATTTTTTCATCTAAATTTTTCATCTAAATATTTATATATTATACAGAATTTCCCCATCTAATATCCACAAAAAGTAGCCACTTGGAGTAATTACCTTTAACGATTGTGTGTGAGATGTAAAAGAAGTAGACTGTTGTTGCGATGTCTGCGACGGGCTTTGCCTACGCTCTCACTCGACAATAAACTAAGCGATGTCTACGACGGGCTGCGCCTACGTATTAAACCGTCCAATTCTCAATTAACAATCCGGGTACTTTGCCCAAATCCTGATGATTGCGCGTTAATAAAACTAATTTACGAGATAGTGCGACACCGAATAGCCCGTCGTAGACATTGCAGTAAAAGAAGTAGACTGTTGTTGCGATGTCTGCGACGGGCTTTGCCTACGCTCTCACTCGACAATAAATTAGGTGATCGCATTACACCGTCCAATCCTCAATTAACAATCCGGGTACTTTGCCCAAATCCCGATGATTGCGTGTTAATAAAACTAATTTACGAGATAGTGCGATCGCCGAATAGCCCGTCGTAGACATCGCAGTAAAAGAAGTAGACTGTTGTTGCGATCGTCTTTAGGAATTATTTGTGAGATGGACAAGAAGTAGACGTTGTTGCGATCGCTAGTTACAGCAGTTTGTGATCAAAAGCGCCACAAGAAGAGTTATCTAAATAGGCTCAAAAAAGAGACCGCAATGATTAAACCAATTTAGAGCATTATCGTCAGTAATGGCATTAACAGCCATAGTTATTGCAACATCTAGAGCATCGAATGTTCGAGTTTTAGCACCAACGTTGAATTTCTTTTAGCTTTGACCAACATAACTCAATTGGCGATAAATCAGGTGAATATGGAGGCAAAAACTTAACCTTTGAGCCAACAGATTCTATTAAAGATTTTGCAGTTGCAGCATAATGAGCGGGTAAATTGTCCATGACTATAATTGCTCCAATCCATAACTGAGGTAGTAATATTTGCTCAATAAAAACTAAAAAGCTAGCAGTGTTCAGACTACCTGGAAAAGTCATAGTGGCAATTAATCCCTCATCACTCATAGCCCCAATTACGGTGATGTTTTTGCCTTTATTACCTGGTCGCTCATCATAGATTCTTCCGCCGTCAATTCCTCTGGCATAATGTCTTGTCATAGACAGATTTACACCTGTTTCATCAATAAATATCAGGTTTTTGACATCTATCGTATCTAGCCAAAGTCGAAATTCATAGCGCAATTTTTGTACTCTTTCTGTAGTTTGCTCAGTCGATACTAAAGTTTTTTTTCCGATTTAATTTTAAGCGTTTAAGAGTGCGGGATAAACTGGATATACTTACGTCTATTTCTGTGCGCTCTTTTATGGCTTCTTGAATTTCTCGCAAATATATATCGCTTTGCTCTGTCACGATTACCTTTAACAATTCTTGCTCAATACTATTAAGCTTCGAGCGGCGGTCTCCTCCTTGGGGTCTGGCAGCAATCTCTGCCGTCTCTCGATACCGGCATAAAAAGTCACGAATAAAAGACAAACTGACTTTAAATCGTTTTGCTAATTCCCTTTGCCTGCCTTCTTTGTTTTGCCACGCACTTAATATCTTTTGTCGTAAGTCAATTGAATATGCTGCCATCTTTAAATACTATTCTTTACATTTTTACAGTTTACGAGCTTTGTGGTGGGTTTGATATCAAATTGCTGTAAGTTTAACTTTTATCACTCTGACCTCATAAAAAAACACTGCATATTTAGGGATTTTATAATTGCGATGTCTACGACGAGCTACGCCTACGCCCTCACTCAGCAATAAACTAGGCGATGTCTACGAAATTGAAGCACATAACAATTAGATGTATGGCTTCAAATAGCAACGCTCACGCCGACTCAAATGATCGGCTAGTTCAGTGAGCCTATTTTGTATATCGTTTGGTAAACTGTCAAACTGATTTGGAAACTCCATTAGAGTAAGAA
This Nostoc sp. C052 DNA region includes the following protein-coding sequences:
- a CDS encoding group 1 truncated hemoglobin; this translates as MSTLYDNIGGQPAIEQVVDELHKRIATDSLLAPVFAGTDMAKQRNHLVAFLAQIFEGPKQYGGRPMDKTHAGLNLQQPHFDAIAKHLGEAMAVRGVSAENTKAALDRVTNMKGAILNK
- a CDS encoding 4Fe-4S binding protein, which encodes MAYKILTSQCISCNLCLTVCPTNAIKVVDGQHWIDPELCTNCVGSIHTVPQCKAGCPTCDGCVKQPSDYWEGWFANYNRVIAKLTNKQDYWERWFQTYSQKYSEQLQKRQSQSVGSEA
- the nifS gene encoding cysteine desulfurase NifS, coding for MQNNCIYLDNNATTKVDPEVIEVMLPYLTDYYGNPSSMHTFGGQVGKAVRTAREQLAAILGADESEIVYTSCGTEGDNAAIRAALLAQPEKRHIVTTQVEHPAVLNVCKQLETQGYSVTYLSVNHQGQLDLDELEASLTGNTALVTIMYANNETGTVFPIEQIGLRVKESGAIFHVDAVQAVGKIPLNMKTSTVDMLTLSGHKLHGPKGIGALYIRRGVRFRPFMIGGHQERGRRAGTENVPGIIALGKAAELELLHLEEATARERKLRDRLEQTLLAKIPDCVVNGDVTQRLPNTTNIGFKYIEGEAILLLLNKYGICASSGSACTSGSLEPSHVLRAMGLPYTTLHGSIRFSLCRYTTEAEIDQVIEVMPSIVERLRALSPFKNDDAGWLQGQEQALAHR
- a CDS encoding Uma2 family endonuclease; amino-acid sequence: MIAISQQPPKMTVEEYLEWEPQQDLRYEYANGEVFAMTGGTIPHNDIALNLYRPLYPHLRSRGCRVNVLDVKMQLTPQSRYYYPDVIVSCDPEDLNARNFIQHPKLIAEVLSPGTSAKDRGEKFTYYLRIPSLQEYILIDSEQISVERYCRGEGRMWFYYPYTAGDIVTLSSIEFECPIELLYEGVVFTTEE
- the nifB gene encoding nitrogenase cofactor biosynthesis protein NifB: MTSPSTRLLNSNATESPTQAKSGGCGCDSTTSTTVERDEKLQERIAKHPCYSEDAHHHYARMHVAVAPACNIQCNYCNRKYDCANESRPGVVSELLTPEEAAHKALVIGGKIPQMTVVGIAGPGDPLANPEKTFRTFELIAEQAPDIKLCLSTNGLMLPDYIDRIKQLNIDHVTITINMVDPEIGAKIYPWVHYRRKRYRGLEGAKILHERQMEGLQALKDADILCKVNSVMIPGINDHHLVEVNRVIREKGAFLHNIMPLISAPEHGTHFGLTGQRGPTPKELKEVQDNCSGNMKMMRHCRQCRADAVGLLGEDRSQEFSKEKFLEMAPEYDMEQRATVHEGIEKFKEELKVAKDKALAGKKIANSPKVLVAVATKGGGLVNQHFGHAKEFQIYEVGGNEVRFIGHRKIDQYCQGGYSEEASFEHIMKAIADCKAVLVSKIGNCPQEKLQEAGIKTVEAYDVIEKVALEFYEQYVKELGN
- the nifH gene encoding nitrogenase iron protein — translated: MTEENIRQIAFYGKGGIGKSTTSQNTLAAMAEMGQRILIVGCDPKADSTRLMLHSKAQTTVLHLAAERGAVEDIELEEVMLTGFRNVRCVESGGPEPGVGCAGRGIITAINFLEENGAYQDLDFVSYDVLGDVVCGGFAMPIREGKAQEIYIVTSGEMMAMYAANNIARGVLKYAHTGGVRLGGLICNSRNTDREIELIETLAKRLNTQMIHYVPRDNIVQHAELRRMTVNEYAPESNQANEYRTLATKIINNKNLAIPTPIEMEELEELLIEFGILESEENTAKLVAQTAAE
- the nifU gene encoding Fe-S cluster assembly protein NifU, which produces MWDYTDKVLELFYDPKNQGEIEETGEAGVKVATGEIGSIACGDALRLHLKVEVESDKILDARFQTFGCTSAIASSSALTEMVKGLTLDEALKVSNKDIADYLGGLPEAKMHCSVMGQEALEAAIYNYRGIPLATHDDDDEGALVCSCFGISESKIRRVILENHLTDAEQVTNYVKAGGGCGSCLANIDDIIRSVQQEYASPALNNYGVKVATEIVNSKQRALTNVQKIALIQKVLDEEVRPVLIADGGDVELYDVEGDRVKVVLQGACGSCSSSTATLKIAIEARLQDRVSKSLVVEAV